From the genome of Mucilaginibacter paludis DSM 18603:
CAAGTTTGTTGTATTACATCGGCCTTAACAAAAAATTAAAAAACATCGAGCATCATAATTTATTTTTTGACGAGGATTTCGACCTCCATGCCGATCATATCTACACCAACCCTAAATGGCCTGATAAACCTTTGTTCTATGTATCTTGTACCTCAAAAACTGATGATACAGTAGCTCCTGAAGGCTGCGAGAACCTCTTCTTCCTGATGCCTATCGCACCTGACTTGCACGACGAGGAAGCGATCAGGGAAAAGTACTTCAACATTATGGTAGACCGCTTTGAAAGCCTCACCGGCGAAAGTATACGAGATGCCATCATCGTAAAAAGAAGCTACGCGCTGAACGACTTTAAAAGCGATTATAACTCGTATAAAGGCAACGCCTACGGCCTGGCCAATACACTGGCGCAAACAGCTTTCTTTAAACCTGCCATGAAGGCTAAACAAATAAAAAACATGTTATACACCGGCCAGTTAACAGTACCCGGCCCGGGCGTACCACCTTCGCTCATTTCGGGGCAGGTTGCTGCCAAAGAGGCCATTAAGTTAATGAAAGGCGAGAAATAGGATTTAAACTCGAAAACAGTTTGCATAAAGTAGTCGGTGGGAACACCGACTGATGGGTGGAGAAATAGGATTTAAACTCGAAAGAGTTTGCCTATAGTGTCGGTGGGGACACCGATTACGGCAAGGGGATCTAGTGTCGGTGTCCCCACCGACTACTGAAAGGGGCCGACTACTGCTTAAACCAAAAATGGCCCTCTCAAAAAAGGGCCATTTTCTATATATATGTTGAGTTTATATGCTAATTAATCTTCTTCGGCGTAAACAGGTTTTTTAACTCCATTATCGTATGCCTTTAAATTCTTTTTCAACAGTTTGCGTGCCACGTGTATACGGGTTTTAACTGTTCCGATAGGGATCTCCAAATGATCGGCTATCTCGTGATATTTGTGTCCGTCGAAATACATCGTGAACGGAACAAAATAATCTTCAGGTAATTTGTCTAAAGCCCTCTTAATATCGTCCATAACGAATTTTGATTCGCCTTGATTTTTGGTTGAGCTGAAAACCAGGTTTGGAGAAGAGATCTCGTCAGACTTGGTTACAAATGTGCTCATCTTAACAAAACGACGATAATTGTTAATGAAGGTATTTTTCATGATGGTATATAACCATCCTTTTAAATTGGTGCCTTCTTTAAACTTATTGTAATAAGTTATGGCTTTTAACATTGTATCCTGAACAAGGTCGTTCGCATCGTCCGCGTCGTGTGTAAAGTGAAGTGCATAAGACCTCAAAGAACCTGCCTGACGTAGTACCATTGTGTTAAACTCAATCTTTGTCATAGTGTTAATGTTTGTGATTCACATTATGACAAACATAGTACCGCTTTGGTTGCCCCATTGAGTTTTGCAGATAAGAGCGCGCCAAAAATCCGTCAAACTCAGGCTATACCAATTAACAGATCGGTATAAAAACTCCCTATAAGTCTATCAGACAGTTTAATGACAATTAACTATTAAATAAAAAAAGTAAATTTTAAAGGCAATCGGCCCCGAAAAAGGCTTATTTAAAAATGTATCCTTTTTTAAACACTTGTTACTAATTATACCACATTCACTTCGCGCTCCAGCATAACGCCAAATTTTCTGTACACAGTGTCTATGATTTGCGACGACAGTGCATACACCTCCTGCCCGGTAGCGCCACCATGATTAACCAATACCAAAGCCTGGTTTTTCCATGTACCTGTATTGCCAACCACTTTCCCTTTCCAGCCGCATTGTTCAATAAGCCAGCCCGCGGCTAATTTAATGTAACCATCGCCAGCGGGATAGTTAACCACCTCTGGATGCCTTTCCTGAACTTCCTTAAACTCGGCCAAGGTAATAACCGGATTTTTAAAAAAGCTCCCGGCATTGCCAATGGTAGATGGATCTGGAAGTTTGGATACCCGGATGTGCGATACCACCTGGGATATATCTTTTATTGTAGGCTCTGAAATATGGCGGAGGGCTAACTCCTGCTCAATAGCGCCGTAGCGGGTATTAATATTCGGTATGAGCGATAAATGAAATTTAACGCTTACCACAATATACTGCCCTTTAAGCTGCTTAAATATGCTATCGCGATAATCAAAGCGGCAGGCTTCTTTGTCGAATATTTTAAACGTACCCGATGCAATCTCAAATGCCTTGCACGATTCAAATACATCTTTCAGTTCCACACCGTAAGCGCCGATGTTTTGTATGGGCGATGCACCTACCGATCCGGGTATTAAACTTAAGTTCTCCATCCCGGCAAATCCCCAGCGTACGGCATAGTTAACCAGATCGTTCCAAACCTCGCCTGCGCCGGCTTCAATAAAAACATCCTGGTGGTTAACGCGGTGTTCAATACCCCGGATATTCATCCGGATAACCAGGCCATTAAAATTTTGAGTGAGCAGCAAATTACTACCCCCACCTAAAATTAAACGCTCTGTGGTTTTCCACTGCGGGTCCATAAATAGCTCAACCAGGTCATCCTCGTGATTTATCTCTACAAAATAACGCGCGGAAGCATCAATGCCAAACGTGTTAAAGTTTTTAAGCGATACGTTTTCGTGAATCTGGAGCATATTTACAGGGTAATCAAAAAGTAATGGTTCAATGTTGTATTACGTTGCTTTTCTATTAAAAAAGGCAGGGTTAAGTTTTCGT
Proteins encoded in this window:
- a CDS encoding RNA polymerase sigma factor, translated to MTKIEFNTMVLRQAGSLRSYALHFTHDADDANDLVQDTMLKAITYYNKFKEGTNLKGWLYTIMKNTFINNYRRFVKMSTFVTKSDEISSPNLVFSSTKNQGESKFVMDDIKRALDKLPEDYFVPFTMYFDGHKYHEIADHLEIPIGTVKTRIHVARKLLKKNLKAYDNGVKKPVYAEED
- the murB gene encoding UDP-N-acetylmuramate dehydrogenase, with product MLQIHENVSLKNFNTFGIDASARYFVEINHEDDLVELFMDPQWKTTERLILGGGSNLLLTQNFNGLVIRMNIRGIEHRVNHQDVFIEAGAGEVWNDLVNYAVRWGFAGMENLSLIPGSVGASPIQNIGAYGVELKDVFESCKAFEIASGTFKIFDKEACRFDYRDSIFKQLKGQYIVVSVKFHLSLIPNINTRYGAIEQELALRHISEPTIKDISQVVSHIRVSKLPDPSTIGNAGSFFKNPVITLAEFKEVQERHPEVVNYPAGDGYIKLAAGWLIEQCGWKGKVVGNTGTWKNQALVLVNHGGATGQEVYALSSQIIDTVYRKFGVMLEREVNVV